The following proteins are co-located in the Conyzicola lurida genome:
- a CDS encoding YraN family protein, with protein sequence MAAKDELGRRGEELACEFLVRAGMRLVERNWRCTQGEIDLVVRDGPELVFVEVKTRSSTQYGHPLEAITMAKLARLRRLAAAWCAAHPGDHGLVRIDAVAIVAPVFGAVVIEHLKRVF encoded by the coding sequence ATGGCGGCGAAAGACGAGCTCGGCAGGCGGGGCGAAGAGCTCGCGTGCGAGTTCCTCGTGAGGGCGGGCATGCGGCTGGTCGAGCGCAACTGGCGGTGCACGCAGGGCGAGATCGACCTGGTGGTGCGCGACGGGCCCGAGCTGGTGTTCGTCGAGGTGAAGACGCGGTCGAGCACGCAGTACGGGCACCCCCTCGAGGCGATCACCATGGCCAAGCTGGCGCGGCTGCGCCGGCTGGCCGCGGCGTGGTGTGCGGCGCACCCCGGCGACCACGGACTGGTGCGCATCGACGCGGTGGCGATCGTGGCGCCGGTGTTCGGAGCCGTCGTGATCGAGCATCTGAAGCGGGTGTTCTGA
- a CDS encoding YifB family Mg chelatase-like AAA ATPase, whose protein sequence is MAVGRTHAVSLLGLRGAIVEIEADISANLPFFVLIGLPDAALGEAKDRVRAAATNSGCDLPPHKITVNLSPAALPKHGSGFDLGIALAILASAGTVDPASVDRVVHLGELGLDGRLRPIAGILPAVVGAQAAGFTTVMVPTGNAEEAALVPGVRVVAAASLLDAVIWHGGEFEPVPVEPILGHLPVAPEHDDQLDLADVIGSADSVEAMLAAAAGGHHVFLLGPPGAGKTMLAARLPGLLPALSPEDALEVSSLRSLAGLPVGSALPTRPPLESPHHTATAAALIGGGSGLIRPGAAARASHGVLFLDEAPEFPSSVLDALRQPLESGVISIHRANSVAHFPGAFQLVMAANPCPCGQYGARDSDCTCTPTARRRYLGRISGPLLDRIDIQLRVNRITSAQLRLADDTPRMSTAVARGRVLAAREAAAARLASTPWTLNSHVPGPWLRSARMRLAPSTTASIDRALERGGITMRGYDRVLRLGWTLADLDGRDIPGADHVGRALYLRKAMNS, encoded by the coding sequence ATGGCGGTGGGCCGCACGCACGCGGTGTCCCTGTTGGGGCTGCGCGGGGCGATCGTGGAGATCGAGGCCGACATCTCGGCCAACCTGCCGTTCTTCGTGCTCATCGGGCTGCCCGACGCGGCGCTCGGCGAGGCGAAAGACCGGGTGCGGGCGGCGGCCACCAACTCGGGGTGCGACCTGCCCCCGCACAAGATCACCGTCAACCTCTCGCCCGCGGCTCTGCCCAAACACGGCTCGGGATTCGACCTCGGCATCGCGCTGGCCATTCTCGCTTCGGCCGGCACGGTCGATCCCGCGTCGGTCGACCGGGTGGTGCACCTCGGCGAGCTCGGTCTCGACGGGCGGCTGCGGCCGATCGCGGGCATCCTGCCGGCGGTGGTCGGCGCGCAGGCGGCCGGGTTCACGACCGTCATGGTGCCGACCGGCAACGCCGAGGAAGCGGCGCTCGTGCCCGGGGTGCGGGTGGTCGCCGCGGCATCCCTGCTCGACGCCGTCATCTGGCACGGCGGCGAGTTCGAGCCCGTGCCGGTCGAACCGATCCTCGGGCACCTCCCCGTCGCCCCGGAGCACGACGATCAGCTCGACCTCGCCGACGTCATCGGCAGCGCCGACTCGGTCGAGGCGATGCTGGCCGCCGCCGCGGGCGGGCACCACGTGTTCCTGCTCGGGCCGCCGGGCGCCGGCAAAACGATGCTCGCGGCCCGGCTGCCCGGGCTTCTGCCCGCGCTCAGCCCCGAGGACGCGCTCGAGGTGAGCTCGCTGCGGTCGCTCGCCGGCCTGCCGGTCGGGTCCGCGCTGCCCACGCGTCCTCCGCTGGAGAGCCCGCACCACACGGCGACCGCGGCAGCGCTGATCGGCGGCGGCAGCGGGCTGATCCGTCCGGGCGCGGCGGCGCGGGCGTCGCACGGCGTGCTGTTCCTCGACGAGGCGCCCGAGTTCCCGTCCAGCGTGCTCGACGCGCTGCGGCAGCCGCTCGAGAGCGGGGTGATCAGCATCCACCGCGCCAACTCGGTCGCGCACTTCCCCGGCGCGTTCCAGCTCGTCATGGCGGCCAACCCGTGCCCGTGCGGCCAGTACGGAGCCCGCGACTCCGACTGCACCTGCACGCCGACCGCCCGCCGCCGCTACCTGGGGCGCATCTCGGGGCCGCTGCTCGACCGCATCGACATCCAGCTGCGCGTCAACCGCATCACCAGCGCGCAGCTGCGCCTGGCCGACGACACCCCGCGCATGTCCACCGCCGTCGCGCGTGGCCGGGTACTCGCGGCGCGGGAGGCCGCGGCGGCGCGGCTCGCCAGCACGCCGTGGACGCTCAACTCGCACGTTCCCGGACCGTGGCTGCGCAGCGCGCGGATGCGGCTCGCCCCGTCGACGACCGCCTCCATCGACCGGGCGCTCGAACGCGGCGGCATCACCATGCGCGGCTACGACCGGGTGCTGCGGCTCGGCTGGACGCTCGCCGACCTCGACGGGCGCGACATCCCGGGCGCCGACCACGTGGGCCGCGCCCTCTACCTGCGGAAGGCGATGAACTCATGA